Proteins encoded in a region of the Esox lucius isolate fEsoLuc1 chromosome 9, fEsoLuc1.pri, whole genome shotgun sequence genome:
- the tbce gene encoding tubulin-specific chaperone E yields the protein MDEDFPSDAVGRRVTCDGERGTVRFFGTVPPTTGVWLGVEWDNPDRGKHDGSHEGVRYFTCRQPKGGSFVRPRKASFGVDYLTAVKRRYEIEVQQVLEEEYQISTKKVEMVGFEDVSKKQRVEKLTEVALRMCDVSSPGPANEIRKTTPHVLMLDLCANLLCSWDDVAAITEQMENLKELLLSYNRLRVPSDPLARLRSFPCLRVLSLTSCALTWPQLLECAPMWPQLEELYASMNDITELQKPNHVLQSLKVLDLSSNPLVDRAVLNLADLPRLENLNISKTGLSTLCFDDALPGCKTEMFPALKILALHSNNISEWRVINELEKLQNLVQLSCRQNPLLSRERNPNTATQQLIARVAQLEVIDRCTVLPEDRKGAELDYRKMFGLEWLASGGHQDPLQNRPSAEFTAQHPRYQRLVQKYGAPEDGELKKQEPFALKNQLISITFVCPDETDQKPVVKKLPDSMIVQKVKGLLYRLLKIRGAELKLTYTSSKMEGKEIEIDNDLKPLQFYSIEDGDKVLVRWV from the exons ATGGACGAGGATTTTCCATCAGACGCAGTGGGCAGACGTGTGACTTGTGACGGGGAACGGGGCACGGTTAGGTTTTTTGGTACTGTACCCCCAACTACAG GTGTATGGCTTGGTGTGGAGTGGGACAACCCTGACCGAGGCAAACACGATGGTAGCCATGAAGGTGTCCGCTACTTTACATGCAG GCAACCAAAGGGTGGCTCCTTTGTACGTCCCAGGAAGGCCAGCTTCGGAGTGGACTACTTGACAGCTGTTAAGAGGCGTTACGAGATTGAGGTCCAACAGGTCTTGGAGGAGGAGTACCAGATCTCCACAAAGAAGGTAGAGATGGTTGGCTTTGAAGATGTCTCAAAGAAACAGAG GGTGGAAAAGCTCACGGAGGTTGCCCTGAGGATGTGCGATGTTTCCAGCCCGGGCCCTGCAAACGAAATACGAAAAACAACTCCCC ACGTGCTGATGCTGGACCTCTGTGCAAATTTGCTCTGCAGCTGGGATGATGTGGCAGCCATTACAGAGCAGATGGAGAATCTCAAAGAACTTTTACTAAG CTACAACAGGCTGCGCGTGCCCTCTGATCCATTGGCACGACTTCGTTCCTTCCCCTGCCTCAGGGTGCTCTCCCTCACCAGCTGTGCCCTAACATGGCCTCAG CTACTTGAGTGCGCCCCCATGTGGCCGCAGTTGGAAGAGCTCTATGCATCTATGAATGACATCACTGAACTGCAGAA GCCAAATCATGTTTTGCAGTCCCTGAAAGTTTTGGATCTGTCCAGTAACCCTTTGGTCGATAGAGCTGTACTGAACCTCGCAGACCTTCCACG aTTGGAGAACCTAAACATATCTAAGACGGGTTTGTCAACCTTGTGCTTTGATGATGCACTGCCAG GTtgcaaaactgaaatgtttcctGCCCTGAAGATTCTTGCACTCCATAGCAACAACATTTCAGAG tggcggGTGATAAACGAGCTGGAAAAGTTGCAGAACCTGGTCCAGTTGTCATGTCGGCAGAACCCCCTGCTGAGTCGGGAGAGGAACCCAAACACTGCGACGCAGCAGCTCATCGCCAGGGTGGCCCAGCTGGAGGTCATCGACAGGTGCACG GTCTTGCCCGAGGACCGAAAAGGTGCAGAGCTGGACTACCGGAAGATGTTTGGGCTAGAGTGGCTGGCGTCCGGGGGGCACCAAGACCCCCTGCAGAACCGCCCCAGTGCCGAATTCACCGCACAGCACCCCCGTTATCAGAGACTAGTACAGA aaTACGGTGCTCCAGAAGATGGTGAACTAAAGAAGCAGGAACCATTTGCACTGAAAAATCAGCTTATAA GCATAACATTTGTTTGTCCGGATGAGACAGACCAAAAACcagtggttaagaaactcccaG attccatgATTGTTCAGAAAGTGAAGGGGCTACTCTACAGGCTGCTGAAGATACGTGGTGCAGAGTTGAAACTCACCTACACAAGTTCAAAG ATGGAGGGCAAAGAGATTGAGattgacaacgacctgaaaccaCTGCAGTTTTACTCCATTGAAGACGGTGACAAGGTCCTTGTCCGGTGGGTGTGA
- the rbm34 gene encoding RNA-binding protein 34 has translation MEKESKEESEEGPSVNYVVGSVSSSLFPKKSAPKSGSLSALFKAAPVVNTLLFVPAPKPESKSVEVKEEVAVTIDQNKQQQTKKAAKEKSSADIKLESRESALQNADEEEQVLKKPKKTKRKAVGDEMGEGGDAEEGMQKKKRTGPQMAEERIKLKRTVFVGNLPASCTKKTLQLVFKGHGAIETIRFRSVVREDPGMARKVAAIQRKVHPKKQSINAYVVFKDEEGAEKALERNGMEIEKDFHIRVDKVTKNLVHDHKRSIFIGNLPYDITELPLRQHFEQCGKVEGVRLVRDKDSGMGKGFGYILFENIDAVQLALKLDSSKVLGRSIRVKRSVKKEKDKKKLGPRGKGPKKNTNKRPRKEERVATGAEKRPTKGDFKNRQGPSGTQNKSVGKQSRMGPEKKTRKPFKRTPDRPAKSTTGPSFKGEMADPNSKKAKAKALKKKLKPRRRNQVIHI, from the exons ATGGAAAAGGAATCTAAAGAAGAAAG TGAGGAGGGGCCATCTGTGAACTATGTGGTGGGATCAGTGTCAAGCAGcttgtttcccaaaaagtctGCACCCAAATCCGGTTCATTATCTGCCCTGTTCAAAGCCGCACCTGTAGTTAACACTCTGCTGTTTGTTCCTGCTCCCAAG CCTGAATCAAAAAGTGTTGAGGTGAAGGAGGAAGTTGCAGTTACAATAGACcagaacaaacagcaacaaacGAAGAAGGCTGCAAAAGAAAAATCGTCTGCTGACATAAAGCTAGAAAGCAG AGAAAGTGCATTACAAAATGCTGATGAAGAAGAACAGGTACTAAAGAAGCCCAAGAAGACTAAAAGGAAAGCTGTTGGAGATGAGATGGGAGAAGGAGGCGATGCAGAAGAGGGGATGCAGAAAAAAAAGAGGACTGGACCCCAAATGGCAGAGGAGAGGATAAAACTAAAACGAACAGTGTTTGTCGGCAACCTGCCTGCCAGCTGCACAAAGAAG ACGCTACAACTCGTCTTCAAGGGTCACGGAGCCATCGAGACCATACGATTTCGATCAGTG GTGAGGGAGGATCCAGGCATGGCACGCAAAGTAGCTGCTATTCA GCGTAAGGTTCACCCAAAGAAGCAGAGCATCAATGCCTACGTGGTGTTCAAAGATGAGGAAGGTGCAGAGAAAGCATTGGAAAG GAATGGCATGGAGATTGAAAAGGACTTTCACATCAGAGTGGACAAGGTCACCAAAAATTTGGTG CACGATCATAAAAGGTCAATATTCATTGGCAATCTACCGTACG ATATAACCGAGTTGCCGTTGCGACAGCACTTTGAGCAGTGTGGCAAGGTGGAAGGGGTGCGGTTGGTGAGAGACAAGGACTCTGGAATGGGCAAGGGCTTCGGCTACATCTTGTTTGAA AACATCGACGCAGTCCAGCTGGCGTTGAAACTAGACAGCTCCAAAGTCCTAGGCAGGTCGATTCGGGTGAAGAGGTCtgtgaagaaagagaaagacaagaagaaactgGGGCCCAGAGGAAAGGgcccaaaaaaaaacacaaacaagcgCCCACGGAAGGAGGAAAGAGTGGCTACAGGGGCAGAGAAGAGGCCCACCAAGGGTGACTTCAAGAACAGACAGGGGCCAAGTGGCACCCAAAACAAATCTGTGGGGAAGCAGTCAAGGATGGGTCCCGAAAAGAAAACACGAAAGCCATTCAAAAGAACACCAGACCGGCCTGCGAAATCAACTACAGGTCCTTCTTTCAAAGGTGAAATGGCTGACCCGAACAGCAAGAAAGCAAAGGCAAAAgcattgaaaaagaaactgaaacCCAGGAGAAGGAATCAGGTCATCcacatttga
- the tomm20b gene encoding mitochondrial import receptor subunit TOM20 homolog B, producing MMGSKSSTIAAGVCGALFVGYCIYFDRKRRSDPNFKNRLRERRRKQAAAKEGTGLSKLPDLKDAEAVQKFFLEEIQLGEELLAQGDYENGVEHLTNAIAVCGQPQQLLQVLQQTLPPPVFQMLLTKLPTISQRIVSAQGSLNEDDLE from the exons ATGATGGGCAGTAAATCGAGCACGATAGCCGCTGGTGTTTGCGGCGCTTTGTTTGTCGGCTACTGCATCTACTTCGACAGGAAGAGACGGAGTGACCCCAACTTCAAGAACAGGCTGCGAGAAC GGAGGAGAAAGCAGGCAGCTGCAAAAGAAGGGACAGGACTGTCAAAG CTTCCAGACCTCAAGGATGCTGAAGCCGTCCAGAAGTTCTTCCTTGAGGAGATTCAGCTGGGAGAGGAGCTGTTGGCTCAAG GAGACTACGAGAACGGTGTAGAGCACCTGACCAACGCCATTGCGGTGTGCGGCCAGCCCCAGCAGCTGCTTCAGGTGCTGCAGCAGACCCTTCCGCCGCCAGTCTTCCAGAtgcttctcaccaaactgcccACCATCAGCCAG CGCATCGTGAGCGCACAAGGCAGCTTGAACGAAGATGACTTGGAATAA